DNA from Thermoplasmata archaeon:
ACAAGCTTAACAAGATCAAGGCAAACAGTGTAACTGCGCAAGGATTGCCTGCATACGGTACTGCAATTCTGGTAAATATAATAAATGCGCAGGGAATGTATCCTACGCACAATTTTCAGAGCGGGACTTTTGAACATGCAAATGATCTGAGCGGAGAGGCAATGGCTGAAAAGTATCTGATCAAAAACAAAGCTTGCTTTGCTTGCCCTATTGCCTGCGGGAGAATAACCAAGCTGGATGGAAAGGACAGTGAAGGACCAGAATATGAGACTTTATGGTCTTATTCTGCAGATTGTGGAGTTACTAATTTTGAGAAAGTAATTGAGGCAAACTATTATGCAGACAAACTCGGCTTGGACACAATCACCACTGCAACTACCATTGCTGCAGCAATGGAGTTGAATGAGAAAGGATACATACCAAAGAAAGATATAACTGGACCAGATCTGAAGTTTGGCAATGCTGATGCAATAGTAGAATACACAAAAGATATAGCATACAGAAAAGGATTTGGAAACAAGCTTGCAGAAGGATCTAAGAAGCTGGCAATGTCTTATAACCATCCAGAAATGTCAATTTCTGTTAAAGGACAGGAACTGCCAGCGTATGATCCTAGGGGTGCATATGGCCATGCACTAGAATACGCAACCAGCAACAGAGGAGGTTGCCATGTTAGAGGATACATGATCTCGCCCGAGATATTGGGATTACCGGAAAAACTAGATCCGCTTGTAACTACGAACAAGCCTTTCTGGACCAAAACATTTCAGGATCTGACTGCTGTTATAGACTCTGCCGGTGACTGCTTGTTTACTTCTTTTGCTTTAGGTGCTGATGATTACAGGGATCTGCTAAACGCTGTAACTGGATTTGACTACACTACAGAAGAGATGATGAGGGCAGGAGAAAGAATATGGAATCTTGAGCGAGTCTTTGACCTGAAAGTAGGATTTACAGGAAAAGATGACACTTTGCCGGAAAGGTTCCTGAACACGCCAATGCCCGACGGCCCTGTAAAAGGATCTGTGGTGCCATTGAGCACAATGCTTCCTGAATACTATACTCTAAGAGGCTGGAGCAAAGAGGGAGTGCCAACAAGCTCAAAATTGAAAGAATTAAATATCTCTTAACTTTTTCATTTTTTAATGTTAGTCAGATATTTTGCATTGTTAAGAAACATTACGGGAAAACAGGAAGAATCGATAGAGGCAAAAACCGTTAGAGAGCTTCTAGATTTGCTTATTTTAAAATATGGAAAATCGTTTGAAAAAGAGTTTTTTGAGCAGGGAAAATTAAAGAAAGGTGTAAATATATTAAGAAACGGAAGGAATATACTGCACATAAACCAGCTTGACACGGAGCTTGAGAGCTCTGACGTGATCTCGTTATTTCTGCCCTTAGCAGGAGGTTAAGGGCAGAGTATAAGCCTTCTGGACCATAGACAATCACCGCAAGAAGGTGCATTGCCAGTGCAGTCTATGTCAGTATTTGATACAAAATAGCATTTTGCATTTGAAAAAACGCAATCGATGCATGATGGATATGCTGAATTTTCAACGTTCCATCTAAATCTCTGGTATTCGTCACTGTTCCATATCTCAGACAATCTTTTTGAGTTTACATTTCCAAAACTGAACCTGTTCACGTTTTTCAATCTACCGTATATATATTCAGGATAACTATGTAAAAATCTGTAACATGGCGATACTTCTCCGTCCCATCCTATGACCGTGCTTTTTTTCTGCATAAAATCGCAAATCCGTTCAGTTTTTAAACTGAATTCTGGTAACAATACTCCAATTCTGTTAACTCTTGAACTCTTCAAAAATTCGTTTATATATGTCTGATCAATTTCAGAATCGTAAACAATCTCATTAACAAGTTCAGGAGACATGGGTAGTAAATTTGAGATGAGAATTCTGCTAACTCCTATTTGTCCCCCCAACTCTGCGATTTTTGGCAATTGATCAATATTGCTTTTCATTGCTACAATCTCAAGCTCCAGCTTTGGATATTCTTTGTTTTTTGCTCTCACTTTNNNNNNNNNNNNNNNNNNNNNNNNNNNNNNNNNNNNNNNNNNNNNNNNNNNNNNNNNNNNNNNNNNNNNNNNNNNNNNNNNNNNNNNNNNNNNNNNNNNATGAGAATTCTGCTAACTCCTATTTGTCCCCCCAACTCTGCGATTTTTGGCAATTGATCAATATTGCTTTTCATTGCTACAATCTCAAGCTCCAGCTTTGGATATTCTTTGTTTTTTGCTCTCACTTTATCTGCAATGTTTTTCATGTTCCTGAATACTATTGACTTATCTATTCCACGAATTTCCATGAATGTTTCATCTTCAGAAGAATCAAACGAGAACGTTATGAAATCAGTATTTATTTGTATTAACTCTTCTGCCAAATGATCGTTCAGCAAGGTTCCGTTTGTAGACACGTGCAACTTATAGCCAAGATCTTTTATTATTCTTGCATATTCTAAGAATTTTGGATGAAATAATGGCTCTCCAATGCCTCCAAAATGTACAGTATCTAGATTTTTAAATTCAGATATCTGATCTAATATGTTTTTAAACGTACTGTCATTCATCATTCCTGTTTTTTCGCTCCAAAACCGTCTATAGCACATCTTGCATGATAAGTTGCAAGAGCTTGTAAGCTCTATGTACAATTTTTTCAAGTCCAATTTTGACACTATATTTATTTTAGCATTATTCACCACAAATTTTACCATTATGTCACACTAGTAAATTCTTTATATAAAT
Protein-coding regions in this window:
- a CDS encoding SPASM domain-containing protein, producing KVRAKNKEYPKLELEIVAMKSNIDQLPKIAELGGQIGVSRILISNLLPMSPELVNEIVYDSEIDQTYINEFLKSSRVNRIGVLLPEFSLKTERICDFMQKKSTVIGWDGEVSPCYRFLHSYPEYIYGRLKNVNRFSFGNVNSKRLSEIWNSDEYQRFRWNVENSAYPSCIDCVFSNAKCYFVSNTDIDCTGNAPSCGDCLWSRRLILCP
- a CDS encoding aldehyde ferredoxin oxidoreductase family protein, whose protein sequence is MPGGYIGKILRVNLSNKNIKIEALNMDLAKQYIGGRGLATKYYYDEVKDLNIDPLSKDNKLIFAAGPLTGTPAPSASRYMVVTKGALNNAIASSNSGGFWGPELKFAGFDMIIIEGRSEKPVYLWVHDGSAELKDASDLWGKDTHETEDMIQDKLKDKFVRVTAIGPGGENLVKFAAIINEKHRAAGRTGVGAVMGSKKLKAIAVRGHGKVPIANRDQFKDVLKDKLNKIKANSVTAQGLPAYGTAILVNIINAQGMYPTHNFQSGTFEHANDLSGEAMAEKYLIKNKACFACPIACGRITKLDGKDSEGPEYETLWSYSADCGVTNFEKVIEANYYADKLGLDTITTATTIAAAMELNEKGYIPKKDITGPDLKFGNADAIVEYTKDIAYRKGFGNKLAEGSKKLAMSYNHPEMSISVKGQELPAYDPRGAYGHALEYATSNRGGCHVRGYMISPEILGLPEKLDPLVTTNKPFWTKTFQDLTAVIDSAGDCLFTSFALGADDYRDLLNAVTGFDYTTEEMMRAGERIWNLERVFDLKVGFTGKDDTLPERFLNTPMPDGPVKGSVVPLSTMLPEYYTLRGWSKEGVPTSSKLKELNIS
- a CDS encoding radical SAM protein, which codes for MVKFVVNNAKINIVSKLDLKKLYIELTSSCNLSCKMCYRRFWSEKTGMMNDSTFKNILDQISEFKNLDTVHFGGIGEPLFHPKFLEYARIIKDLGYKLHVSTNGTLLNDHLAEELIQINTDFITFSFDSSEDETFMEIRGIDKSIVFRNMKNIADKVRAKNKEYPKLELEIVAMKSNIDQLPKIAELGGQIGVSRIL
- a CDS encoding ubiquitin-like small modifier protein 1 — encoded protein: MLVRYFALLRNITGKQEESIEAKTVRELLDLLILKYGKSFEKEFFEQGKLKKGVNILRNGRNILHINQLDTELESSDVISLFLPLAGG